A segment of the Lolium perenne isolate Kyuss_39 chromosome 3, Kyuss_2.0, whole genome shotgun sequence genome:
ACGTGCTTCCACTTAGGATAAATGGCAGTTCATCATTCTTATGAATTTAGAAATATGTTATTGTACATTTTATTCTTACTGAAGATTAGCCAGGTAAGTTTTTTGAATGGGGAAGATTAGCCAGCTAATCACTCAAATGTACTAACCATCTAAAAATGAAGAAATTTCAGAACGTAATAATATCTACTTTTTTATATTAATATATTTGTAGCTGGATGTTGCTTCATATGAAATGTTCTTTTTGTCTTCACATCGTTCATATTTGGTATTTGGCTTTTTTTTTCATAGGTTTATGCGGGGAGTACATTATCCGCTTACGATTCTGCGGTTTGCAAAGATGGATGATCCTGAAAGTTCTGAAAATCATTTGAGTCATCATGGTAGGCATTCACCATTTGGTGTTGCCGTGAGAGAAGAACTACACATAGCTCAGGGATGATCCTCACAGGCACAAGCCTCAAAATTACCATCAGGCTTCTGTAGACAATCGATGAGAACTTCACCAGGTGCATTTCTTATCCCATCCACACAAAAACCTTTTAGTCTCACCTTCGCGCAATTGATGTTCGGTTTATTTATTGTGCATCCATATCAGTTTTCTTCATGGCTTACTTTTTCTCTGTGGATAACAATGTGTGAAATTCTCTGAGTACGTTCATTACAGTTAATTGCAAGTAGTCTAAACGGGGATATCAGGGAATAGTTATCCTATTTTGCTAGAGGAATGCTCATCTGATTTCCCATTTGTCAGTTAGGAATTGACCTCTCTCAGTTGGAAAGAATATATTCACTAATATTAAATACTCATCTATCATGtcaattctttttatttttcttaatcaaTTCCAAGGATCAAGGCTATTCTAATTCATTTAATTATTTGTTCAATTTGCAAGTCGTCCGAGTTGCTGTCCGTGCTCTATTTTTCAGCTTTGAAGATACTAATTATTCGATTAGTGAAAACAAAAGGATACAACTTCTTTGTTTTCATATTTGCAACTGCAGTTTCCTATCTTATATTAATTTTTGCATCTTAATGGTACTTAATTGCCTTACACCGTTTCAATCAAAACAAGGGCAAACGTACAAGAAATTTATGCTTCTCCCTTCTTCCTTGTGCCACAGTTATGCGATATTATAATATTACATAATTTTATTCCTTCGCATAAAATAGCTGATGATGCATCTTTTTTTTGCTTAAACGTGATGAAATTGATTCTTACAAACTTTTATAGGAACTGTCTTCCATTTTTTTAGAAGATTGAGGCATGTTCGATGAGAAAAGGACATTATCTCAAAAACGAATGCTAGAGAACCAGACTGTCCAAGATGCATTACCAGCAAAAACTGAAATAGGAAGGTATTCATCATGTCTGTCCGTATGTACACTGAATGTATAAGGCAATGTACAGAAGAGCTACTTTGCAGTATCCAAATTTATTTCAAGTTCTCCTACGTACGACATGAGGTTGTTCGTCCTCCTTAATACAAAGGCAGAGGAAAGCCTGATATCTTCTTAACTGCCATTTTCCATTTCACGTTCCTTTTCAATGAAATTTGATATATCGATCTGATCTTTTATATGGAGTGGTCTTTTCACATGCTTTAGTCACCATTCTCTACATTGTGACTTTCTTTTCAGGATTTAGTTATAatgctctctatatgctgaagttTATTTAACCATGTACCACAGCTTACAATTTCAACTTCTACaatttccgcagcaacgcgcggggaatCATCTAGTAAATACAAACAGACGGGTCTCCTTCATGATGTCGTGTTCAGATATTTATTGGAACAGCTGCATTATGTAGGAGTACTAATTTATGTCGAGCTTGCTTATCTCTTTTGACAGGAAAAGAATGATTCAGTAGTACGTATTATTTTTTTGTAAAGGTGTTCGCTCGATTTTAGGAATAAAGTTGCAACATGTGTTACAAATGGTCCACACAAATACACAATCATGTACAGTACGACTAATATTCTTTAGATAAAGAATCATGTACAGTACAACTAATATTCTTTAGATAAAGAATCGTGTACAATACAACTGATCGCTATCCAAAGTTCCAAACGCATGAATCTCTTTTTTAGGCTACCGCTTGATTCCTGGCCTCCTGTCCTGGGAATCCTCGTGACATTTCTTGATACCAAACCGCCCAAGGTATCGGCCAGTTCTAGGGGTGGGCATTCGGTCATGACCGAAAATTCGGTTTTTGTATTTCGGTCTATTTCAAATTCGGTCAGAAAAAAATGAAGATCGAAAATACTCGTTACTTTTACTACCCGACAAATTCGGGTACCCTGTAATTCGGGTCCGGGTTCGGTCATGACCAAATAGTGTGGCTGATGTTGTCAACGCAAAACTTAGACATTATTTAGTAAAAGGTTGGCAACATTTAAGATGTTTTTTGGATGTTTTTTCATTACATATATTATTATCAATTGGCACGAATAAATATTCAACAATCTAAATAAaaatgtaagagcatctccagccgcgtcccccaaagcgtccccccaaagcgatttggggcgcgccggacagaaaatgcattccagccgcgtctcccaaagcccttttttgtccggcgcgcccccattcggtgtccggcgccccgagcccgtccccgtcccacaggggacgcaccggggacgccggacacaacgaaaagcgagacggggagtggcagggccgactcgtcagcggcacaataaatttttaacctaaccgtcgcctacctcgcgacgaaagttattggcggtgcgcagttcccgcagcgacgcagcgacggtgcagctcccgcagcgacgcgtcccgtcgcgcctagctctgcgtgccggcgttaatgcgcgccaccgctccccgcctccctccggcctataaaagggccgcctctcatcgtccctctcacacacaaaccctagcgcctctctcccaaaccctagccgccaccatctcaacaagactcgacgctatgtccggtagaggcggaggccgacctcgcggctgtggtcgtggtcgtggtcgtggccgcggcagagctgaacgctcgccgtcgccttccacgccgccggcttcatcatcgtcggagatggacgtggagccggacgtgcggttcgagttcgtcctcgtcctcaagggcgacccgcgcggcatccagaggctgccggactccttcgccgactacgtcgccggcgatgatcgcccgcgcacgatgcatctgcgggaggctgcgtgcagctactaccggtggatcgtcgacgtgatctacgacgcgcgcggcaagatgtacctcaacatcggctgggagaagttcgcgcggcaccacagcctccaagccggcttcatcctcctgttctcctacttcggcgatagggacatgagcgtcaaggtcttcgacgacacgcggtgccgccgggactaccagggcgacagcaccgacgaggaggacgactagtgttatttcttcgcagcgaatacgtgcacggaggtcTCTGTCTATtcttcctcggtagaaccaacaagggcaccgtcaccagctggattttccagtttaggtgactgggtgtgcccttgagtgttctttcttagcagcgaacacaggaaaccttcgatgcacggccaagttaggtttagtttctttgcaaaattttatatttgtgtcaacgacggttcaaactatgtattagtttgtggaaaaccacgttcccaattatgtttttcgtgtaaaccacgttccaaattatgtattagtttgtggaaattgaaataaaaaagccaaaaaaaaagtattttaaatgtttgggggcggcgtttgggggacgcggctggggagcgacgtcccccaaaggcggcacgaacaaaactcgtcccccaaacgctcaatccggcgcggtttgggggacggtttgggggacgcggctggagatgctctaacaatgCTAGAGAAGTTTATGAACATTCAAGAATATCACATCTCACGCATATCAAAAAATCTAAAGATTGATTGAGACAGTCTTACGTAAAATTCGGTCAGTTCGGTCTATTCGGTTACTCAGAACAAAATGACCGAATTGACCAAACTTAATTCGGTCTATAAAATTTTCTACCCGATATTTTATCGGTCATTTCGGTCTCGGGTCTTTTCGGTTTCGGTCTTCCGTCATCGGTTTTTTTGCCCACCGTGAGCCAGTTCAGTGTGCGACGACGACCTCGGAGGCGAGCGAAGGCAACCccagaaccggtaccatgaggatcccagcgaatccgccgaaatccgcacgatatcgattttaggagacgcaccaccaagcgcctcgtacacgccgaagcatgcacgcgatgcgggtggaatcattcacgagaggtaacattacaacagggttacaatagagcccacaagaaacatatatattaTCGGCTACGGTTCCTCGCTCcggttaatattgaagtagcgcacccctgccatgatatgccatgctaataaacctttaactttgccggtagaaatgtaactccaacctaatttgtttgtccggggttccgactccgattaaactGGGTAAGTTGCATAGCATCAtaattgccatgtcatgcatgtcaTGCATAACATCTTGCTCATGCTggttcttctttatccgtagtagtaagacttgcatccgttgtttgtccagcatttgcttcttcccggataggatcgcgaagtggtgtggtgagatacggcgagttctccggatgttcctcggcaagctttaacaggcaagcatttcccctatactcctgcccctgcagaagtcgctcacctattttattttgccttctccctcatgctatccttaagttgcgttcttgtcacgtgtcccttccacttgttacctcaagcaacccatattgccaccaccaaccaccaaccacctacagctattatttggttatcgggtctgccttgcgagtcgtagtgcatgctagtgctgtttatatctcgttaccgttaccgctatcttatcggattatctgttggggaacatgacacatggtttatggttatatttgttgagggtatcatggttacttgttaataattgttaagcggaggcatcggtgggtcagctgatcgttttgtgatggctcacttgtgtttctttaaagcttaggaccccgagttcttgttatctgttccgagactgagcgctctaaccacacgtgggtatgcttctgggtctccccttgaccactgccggaatctacagctttgtccagtggccacaactagttcgtaatgttttaccatttgttgtttgcgtgcatgccagcctgttacttctttactttgggaagcccctgggtgccttgtatcccttgtttctggtatgcacgtataggtgcgGCACGAGCGTTTATCGCGtgctgaagcgggtcattcgccccagtgtgtgttttgaccctcggaagtcgtggtcgcaaacagctaggtccgtctcggagatacggccggacttcgattcgggttcaacttggttaggtggcttcctggacattgttgtcgtgaaggagagtgcgagtcgtgatatccacctgtcgcaagtgggttgatcgtgcgtgtgggcacatttgggcaccctatgaggttaaatcttatcgataagccgcgtccgcggttatggacgacttggagctgtatgactcgaccatagacaacttacacctgatgttcattgataataacttgcgtagtaagttagcaaaACTTCAATAAAACCTGggtaaaacttgtcaaccgtgtgagtgcccttgtaagtacctccttgcgaggggggaacgcatcggctgtgttatgtttgcagagtatagaactgttagttatgcgctctctcactttCTCtaatagacgactgttgtagagtgtctctataggtttttagtgcttgcgcgctgccgcttaaccccaccatattgcatatgacgttcctcttgcgtcctctaagtcccctgcgtgcctcaagtacaaaggacgactggttgacgaatgcttatacgtcttgaagtcttgttaagtacgaacccgtacttattgctgcttctacgggatataaccgggcaggtatgaagatatgttcgatgaagacgacgctagcaaggttacccttccggcttggcctgggcagggttatggacgccactggttatcttcaggactcttagtccaaatttgtatcttgtccgtattcggatgtatttgatcttctgtatgatttggatctttgtatgtatctatttgtatcttgactcgttggagtcgttgttgtaatatatctgtttcttgtgggctctattgtaatcttgttgtgatgttaccgctcgtgattgattccacccgcatcgcgtgcatgcttcggcgtgtacgaggcgcttggtggtgcgtctcctaaaatcgatatcgtgcggatttcggcggattcgctgggatcctcatggtaccggttttggggcgtcacaagttgggcaTTGACTTGGCCGGCTTCGAGAAGGCGAACGTGTGGTGCGGTGGCCGGTGATCCGTGGACGTGCCGACGTCGTGGGGATCCGGGCGAAGCTGGCCGCGTCCGCCTCGCGTGGGCGGGCCCGACGGACCGGCCAATGACTGCCCACCTGCGGCCACGCCCCTGCACGCAAGCTGTTCGACCGGATGTCCCGCCCGGGTACAAGGTCACGCACATCCCGTGCCGACGCCAGGTCAGACGTTCCCGGCTGTCCACCTCAACACTCACCCCACCTGCTGTCATCTTCAGTCGTGGGTTTTCATATTTAGCTCAGTGGTCGGGTGTCTCACTAGACACGAATCAGCGTGCGCCACCTTATAGAGAGGTTGCGGAGATGCCCTTCTGTCCTGACATGTCAAGAACTAGCACCAGCCGTAAAAACAGTTTAGTTGCCAAATACTTCAAGAACGGAATTCAGTCCGCCACGCACGATTAATCCTCTTGGAGCTGTCTGCCCAGTTGGTCCATGTGTGATCAGCAGCTTTTCATTGGATAAAACTTAGTTTACTGACATACTAAAGCATGTTCAGGCTCCAAGTAGACTTCGCTTTTGTTCTGTCATACAGCTGAATCGCGGTGCGCCACCTGGCTAGGCTGCGGAAATGTTGCTTTCTTGATGATATGCAAAGAACTAGCACCAGCTCTAGAAATAGTTTGGTTGTCAAATATCTTCTTGGACCCGTGTGGCCTAGTATGGGACTTTTCATAAAACTTATtttactttttttttgcgaattatcAAACTTATTTTGCTGATGTAGTAAACATGTTCACGCTCCAGGTAGACTTCTTTTGTTTTGTCATACTGTTTGGCGATTCCAAACCTAAATCGGTTCTCACTCGGGAATTGACGGTGTGATTTTGCGACCTATGTAAAACCAGCAAACTTTGTCAACTTGCTCATGTATACTTTTGAACTCGGAATACAAATATTTAGTGCAAAGGAGAGTGAAAAGCAAGCTCAAGAGCTGGGTTGGAATTCTAAGTGCTCAGTTGGTTATGTGTCAGCATCGTTATTTAATTTCTTGTTCAATTTCCATCTAACTGATTTCCCCAGTTTTGTGACAGGGGGACAGATGTTCTTATCTCGCCATCAGCTTTACTACTCATACCATTTCATTTGCAGATGAGAATGCAGGTGCTACTCATACTCTTCTTTACTCAACATTTACAAAGTTCAAAAATCATTTTTGCAAAGTAGCATCCTATCATCCGGCTACTACTAGATTATGATAAAACATAAATTTTACTCGGTCGGTCTAATCTTGTATCTAAAAGTGAAATACAGGAGATCCCCTTCTTATCGTAGTCATGTTACTTTAATCTGATGAGTTTGTGTTAGCTAGCCCTCACAAATACCCAGCACGACACGTCCATATTGCTGCTGAAGATGACACCACAAAGTAGGTACAGTCTATCTGTTAGACTATGCTTATCAGTGCTCGGACATTATCCCTCTCTTATCATTTTTCAATCGTGCTACACTTTGGTTTGGTCTTCATGAAATGCAAAATGAGTGGTGGGAGTCCATACATGTCAAGCCCACCTGTGAGAAACGCTTCCACTAACTATTTCCCCATGTTCATCACGAGTGTATGTATGCTAGCAGGCCTTTGGCCTGTTACTGTAGCTTCCAATTCCCATGTTCTTCGTGAACCACAAGCACCACTGAATTaatactacctccattccaaaTTAGTTGACGCAGTTTTTTTTTTATAATATGAGCGAACGTACACATTAAAACTCGTCGAGATACATGTGTATCTAGACTAAAGCTGCGTCAATTAatttggaacagagggagtacctCTTCTCTGTTTGTTGGTAAATATGGAAATTAGTCATGTAGCTGGAGTTCAATAATTAGTTTTCTGATTTATGCATCTATTTGAACAAATTATCTTTATCTTCCAAGTGTTCAAATCCATTGTGATCGCGTATTCAGACTGCTCAACGTTTAGTGCTCTGTCTGTCTTCAAGACTTGAGAGATCACCCTTCTCGGTCCAGACCAAGGAGCTTTAATCTTATTCATCTTACCTTGAAATGGTTGTCATAGGTGCGATTTTCTATGTTGTAAAGATTAGCTCAATAGCGTGACCACCTTTCTGAAATCAGGGTGATCTATCTTTGTAACGCAAATCAGGGTTGTCTGTGGTGACATTCTAGTATGAAACCTGAGCCTAGTACTATCAATGATACATGAGAATACGAAAAAGTCTCTAGAGTACTGCCTGTATAACCAGAATCACGTATGGCCTGCATCTGATTATCCTGGTTGCAAAAGGGGTATGAAGTACTGCTGATATGCTATGCTCGAGCATATGTTTGTGTTATGTGGGTGCAATTCGGCAATCTAGCACTTTCAAACTTGAGGGCTGAGTGGCTGCAGCTATCTTACATAACAAAACAACTTGTGCATAATTTGGTAAGGGGATATATCAATTATAAAATATGCAGGTTGATATTCTAGCTGTAATGCACACCATTCAGTAGTGCATGATCCACTTGCTACTCCACTAACCCAAAATTGCAACAGGATTGTAGTAATTGGAGAATAGCAAAAGCTGATCGACCCTATATAACGAGCAATACGGTTACATGATTGACACAACTAGAATTGTTGTTGATAACCCTTGCTCAGGCCATGGTAGCATCAGAAATAGCTGCTCTTTTCTTTTTATGCAACATTTTCCTGGGAGGTTCTTTGGTCCGAAGCCAAGGACTTCAGAGAGGATTCTATGACTCCATCTGTCCTGATGCGGAGGATATAGTGAGGTCTAGTGTTGAAAAGTATTACAACAACGATGCCACCATTGCCCCAGGCTTGCTCAGGCTGCACTTCCACGACTGTTTTGTCCAAGTTAATTTCTAGAAACCTCTCATCTGTACTACTTTGTGTTTCGGTACTCATGTTGTTACTCTGAATCCCATgctattttttttcctttctttacTTTGCAATAGATGGCAATGCATACATAACAAGCCATTGGAAGGAAACGAGATTGTGTTGTTCTGCTTTCATGTCTGACATATGTTTCTGCTTACATGCTTTGTAGGGATGTGATGCTTCTGTTCTGATTTCTGGATCATCATCTGAAAGGAGTGCCCCACAGAATTTTGGTCTTAGGGGTTTTGAAGTAATAGATGATGCCAAGTCCCAGTTGGAAGTTACATGCCCCGGGGTGGTGTCTTGTGCAGATATATTGGCCCTCGCGGCACGGGATTCTGTTGATCTGGTGAGTATGTAACTATGCAAGTTTTATGCTGAACTCGTGCTGTTCCTCTCTTGTAACTGTTTTTGGCTGGGCACTGCTCGGTCTTTCTCTCTTTCTAATATAACAACGCATGCATTTCTCCTGCAtggttcgagaaaagaaaaactCCTGCTAAGAACTGTTCACCCTTTGATCGCAAGCCTGATGATTGAAGTTACTGTTTGTTGTTCTCATTCAAGAGTGATAACTGACTTGCTCATTGCACATTTTGTACCGATTGTAAGACTGGTGGGCCAAGCTGGGCAGTACCTCTTGGACGAAGAGATGGAAGAGTCTCATCAGCTTCAGATGCAAGGGCCTTGCCATCTCCCGCTGATCCTGTAGCGGTTCAGAGGCAAAAGTTTGCAGCTCAAGGACTGACTGACCATGACCTTGTAACACTAGTTGGTAATCTTCCTTTGTCCTTGATGCACGTACATCATGCATGGTCTTAGTGAACTGTGTTACAGTATTATCATACTGGAGTAGAATCTAATATTTCGGTGACAAATGCTATGACAAATTCACAACTGGCAACAAAAACCTTTTGACAATTTGTAGGTGCTCACACCATCGGGCAGACGGACTGCGGGCTGTTCCGGTACCGGCTGTACAACTTCACGGCGACAGGCAACGCAGACCCTTCGATCAGCCCGGCATTCCTGCAGCAGCTGCGGGCGCTGTGCCCACCCAACGGCGACCCATCGCGGCGTGTGGCGCTGGACAGGGACAGCGCAGGGTCGTTCGACGCGGCATTCTTCAAGAACGTGAGGGACGGAAACGCAGTGCTGGAGTCGGACCAGCGGCTGTGGGGCGACGACGCGACGCAGGGCGTGGTGCAGAAGTACGCAGGCAACGTCCGCGGCTTCTTCGGGCTCCGGTTCGCCTACGAGTTCCCCAAGGCCATGGTGAGCCTGAGCAGCGTCGCCGTGAAGACCGGGAGGCAGGGTGAGATAAGGAGGAGGTGCTCCAGGATCAACTGATATATCAATGGTTAGGGTGATGATGGGATGTTTGTAATAAACCATGGATAGCGTGTCCAAATAATTTAGCTTGCCGGTTTTCCCCTTTGTGTTCTGTGAGACAGGAGGAAGTGCTCTGCTCCATGATCATATGACTGATGGATAAGGAATACATGATGATAGGATCCTGCATACCTCGTGACTGGACTTTTGTTGCCACTTTTCCTTTTAAGTACTTTTGTTCTGTGTGGAGGCTAACGTTTGTTCCAGGATTACTTATTGAGATGCAGTGTACGAATACGAGATGatctattcacataaaatgatcaGCGTTCGCACATGGGCATTTGGTCTAGTGGTATGATTCTCGCTTAGGGTGCGAGAGGTCCCGAGTTCAATTCTCGGAATGCCCCCtcgtttgttttattttattttcattagcTCGTCGAATTCAGATAGACAGTAAACCATGTATTAAAGAGCCAAAATCCTAATCACAAAAGGGCATTTGGTCTAGTGGTATGATTCTCGCTTAGGGTGCGAGAGGTCCCGAGTTCAATTCTCGGAATGCCCCTTTTTCGTTTTTATTTATTTCATTTCCATCCGAGGAGAGCTCATCCTGCACTTAGCTCGTCGAATTTAGAGAGCAAAAATCCTGATTTTATTTTCGATATTGCAAAATCCCGATTGGATCTTGACAAATTTACACATTATATAATCAAATGAATTGGTGGAGCTTCTACTCTGCACCTATAAAAATGGAGCTGTACTCATATGTGATACAATTGTAGCTGTACTCATACTGTGCTTGATCTACAGTAAGAAAGAAAAAGGATAGATAGTGCCTGTTATTGTTAGGTACTTTTTTGTGCTGAATGCCTGAATGTTGTCACTTGTGTAATCTCAGTGGTCATACACATTACGTGTACGG
Coding sequences within it:
- the LOC127341185 gene encoding peroxidase 25; this translates as MVASEIAALFFLCNIFLGGSLVRSQGLQRGFYDSICPDAEDIVRSSVEKYYNNDATIAPGLLRLHFHDCFVQGCDASVLISGSSSERSAPQNFGLRGFEVIDDAKSQLEVTCPGVVSCADILALAARDSVDLTGGPSWAVPLGRRDGRVSSASDARALPSPADPVAVQRQKFAAQGLTDHDLVTLVGAHTIGQTDCGLFRYRLYNFTATGNADPSISPAFLQQLRALCPPNGDPSRRVALDRDSAGSFDAAFFKNVRDGNAVLESDQRLWGDDATQGVVQKYAGNVRGFFGLRFAYEFPKAMVSLSSVAVKTGRQGEIRRRCSRIN